In Gossypium arboreum isolate Shixiya-1 chromosome 3, ASM2569848v2, whole genome shotgun sequence, the sequence ttattaaataaattatttgagaactattttccttgttaattttatttttaaatcatattaaccggtaaaatttaattaaaactcataattgatGACAATATTAAATTACATAGAAGTCTatttctataatatatatatacactttattttctatcatattgttatttttaattataagttTTCTTATACTTTATTATTTACCTTATTATTATACATGATGTTGTAAACGGATAAAAGATATtttcaaaaagtaaaaaaaattactatataagattttaataattattttaatcgttattaataaatatatttattaatataatataaatatcttTCGTACATatcattaattattattataattgaaGCATGCGTTTtacattttgtttattttaatttaatattataattcatTTGTTAATAGAGTTCTAAATTTCTATATTATTTTCAActccttttatttataaaatatgatttattttaaatattacttaCATTAAATAtcctatatattattttaaatattactttactttttatatatattatttattatttttaaaatttatgaaaaataaacGTGTTTATCACTTGCGATAATAAAAAATCTAGTTATTATTTAAAACCCGACTAAGGGTTAGTTTAGCATTACTTTTGAGAAATTCTTTTAAAAATGTTGTGGAAAAGTGATTTTGAGAAATACTTTTAAAAAGTTTAGTTTAAGACAGTGTTTAATATTGTTGCAATAAAgtatttttgagaaataaaatgctcATTTTAGACTTTGTGTTATAAAATAACAAGCatacatttaaataatgttcaaattagttaatattatgatattttaataagaatataaaaaatattttaatttgttgttaatattttaatatatgaaatataaattttaaatatttttaatcaattaatattaattatttataaaaattaattgaaatatataaactatattttaaatattaagatataatcaatacaaaataagtatataaaataaatttcaatagtAAACTAATTACATActcaatataaatataatataaatatttaataagggTTAACATTGTCCTTTGTTCTTAAAAGCGATTTTGCCAAAAGCAGAAGTTAGAAAAATTTGCTTTTTCGTTTGCTTTTGAGTTTAAAAACACTTCTAACTTCAAAATTTGCATTTTTAGTATTGTTTAGGGCTCCAAAAATACTTTTGAGAAGCAATGCTAAACTAAGTCTATGTTGGAGTCATAAGTCAATTGGACACTAATTCAGTTGAGGAAATTATTAAGCTATCCTTTCATATttgaaataagttatattattacaaTGGTACTTTTTgtctttttacattttagattaAATCAATAAAGAATTATAAATAAAGAGATTTGAACTCATGCCCTCAACAAAACATAAGACCTCAATTATAACTTATTtgtacattttaatattattatacaaaatttttcacACACACATATTGCATGTGATATTATTATTGATTTAAAACCGTAAATTTGTTATTTCTTAGGGTAAACTGAAAAAATAATTACTTTTGTTTGTCTTAgattttattttagtcacttatgtttgaaatgttacgttttaatcacttgcgttatcgttttgttatgaAGTGGTCACTTTAACGTTAAGCTCCTCTACCTCCCTAATGGCGGTCTTACGTGGCAGtctaaatgagttttaaatgccaacttataTGTCTTACGTGgcaattcaatttaaatttatttaactaAAACCATATTCTCATCCCAGCAACTAGATATCTAAGTTGACATTTAAAACCTATTTGGACTGCCACATAGGATTGCCGTTAGGGAGGTAACAGAGTTTAACAGTAGAGTGATTACtttgtaacaaaataataatataagtgactaaaatgtaatctaaagtaaataaaagtaactatttttatagtttaccctatttattatatattatttttaaacacatgcctatttttttaatatataatgacacatgtaaataaaatatagtgTAATGATGGTGTTTAAATTAACCCTATTTTGAAAGGTACAAATTCACACGTCCATCTTGCTGGTCAAACAACCATTTTAAAAAATGGCTTGTTGTTGGATTTTTGGACATAAAACAATGCACTGTTTTGTATAACTCGGTGCTTCCTGTCATTACTGCACAACATTTTACGGCAGCATGAATTTAATATAGTCAAACATTCACATTCAGAAAGTCTCCGTTCATATTTATACTTAATTATTTGATAACtcttattaataatttatcaaataatgatataatattttattattcaattaaatTCATATTTAAGATAACTAAAATAGTTGAagacatttttaatattttaatctatTGTGTGAATACCTATTGTTTTAGTCATTGACTTGcactaaataattttataaaattaaattatttaaccgaattaataaacatatttttagaTAGGTAATtgagattttttttatgtttattaagaaacatatataaaaaaatagttcAAAATCCGAAACAATTACGTACAAGTtctgaaataaaattaaacagtCGTTATTTATAATTGGGTCGAAGCTCCTCAAAAAGCAGATccaaatatgaaatttgaaatacCCAGTTCTTGAAAATGGGCCTACGAAAGGCTTGAGTTAATGAAGCGTGGAAGCTAAAACAGCCGTGGAATGTCCCGAGTTTCCAAAACTTTGCTGGCAGATAGAGAAGTTACAAAAGAAAATCGAACAAAGCAGAGAGAGAAAAAGAGCTCACGAGGTGCAAGCAGGATAAGGAGGATGCAAACCCTGCTTCAACCCTGTAAGTCTTTATCCTTTCTCAATTTTTCGAGTCAATACTTTGCTTTTAATGGTGCCCCCAAATGGCAGTACTCTGTTAAAAGAACTTGTAACTCCATTACCGCTGCTGGGACACCAAAAGCTTTGTCTTTTCCGAGGAAATATACGTTTTTGAGAAGTACCCAGATTGTGCTTTGCTCTCAAAATGATACTTTTGATGAGTTTTCAAGCACCCAGTTGCCTGAAAGGTTTGAAAACGATAGTGGAATTGAAGAAAATGAGGAGCTTGAATTGCTTAATAAGCCTAGTCCAGCACCTGTGAATAATGGGTTTGTATCTGATGTTGATAAAGAGTCTGAAAAACCTGATAAAGAAGAGGTTTTGGAgccttttttgaaattttttaggcCTAGCGAACCATTGCAAGTAGAAGGGAGAGGTGAATTAGAAGATTCTGAGGAGAAAATTGATGAAGTGAAGAAGGTTGGTGTCGAGTACTATGAGCCAAAACCTGGTGACTTAGTGGTTGGTGTTGTTGTTTCTGGTAATGAGAATAAGCTTGATGTGAATGTTGGGGCTGACATGTTGGGTACAATGTTGACTAAAGATGTGTTGCCTTTGTATGATAAAGAGATGGATTATTTGATGTGTGATCTGGAAAATAAAGCTGAGGAATTTATGTTTTATGGGAAGATGGGAATTGTTAAGGATGATGATGCGATGAGTGGGGGGCCGGGTCCTGGAAGACCAGTGGTTGAGACTGGAACTGTGCTTTTTGCTGAGGTTCTTGGAAGAACACTTAGTGGTCGGCCTTTGCTCTCAACTAGACAGCTCTTCAGGAGGATTGCTTGGCATCGAGTGAGGCAGGTTCTTTTCtcacttttttctttcttttttcataGTGAATTTGTTTATTTTAACGGTTATACTTTATATGCTTGGTGACTTCTGTAGTTGCTTAATGTAACATATTTATCCTTTTATCATGAATTTCTGAATTTTTGAAGTTCTAAGACAACATTAGCTCTTGAATATGAACAATTACAGGGGTCAGTTGACAACTCATTAATTGCAACAGATTAGCTTCCTGATAACCTTAAAGGGTATCTGATTGTTGAACTTAACTAATGATTTAATCTGAATTTTGGCCAGATAAAACACCTGAATGAACCTATAGAGGTTAAATTTACAGAGTGGAATACAGGTGGCCTGCTGACAAGAATTGAGGTTCGTGTGTCCCATTTCTGTTATACATATTTGTACGCATAATTCAATGTGAAAATCTTTTCAGACATTGTCTTGCAGGGCTTGCGAGCTTTCCTTCCAAAAGCTGAGTTGATGAAGAGAGTAAATAACTTCTCTGAGTTGAAAGGATATGTAAGTTTCTTGTCATGGAAATTTCAGTAACTGAGTTCTGTTTCTGTTTTGTGTAATGGCTTACCTTCATGACATTTGGCCTGAGCATTTCTGAAGTCTAAAACCATCTATTGATAGATTTTGTGACAATACACTCTAGACTTATTACGTTAGCCAGTTATAGTTAAACCATATTCATTTAGGTAGTGCTTCTCATAATGGAATACGTGTTTGTCATTGAAATTCTCTTCATATGATAGTATGCAGGCATTTTGGGGAATAATGTCATGGAAGGAATATTTTTCTTTGAAAAAATGATGATATTTGAAGGTCCTATGcatttttaatatgtttattgTTGAGAGGGACCTAGGCAACCTAACCAATCAAGTTGCTGCTGCGCTGTTGGTGTTTTAACTCATCAGTGAACAATCTTTTAATTGGCTGAAAATAAAAGAAGTTTCGTATGCATTATAAAATCCCTTGGATTGGATGATCAATTGTTTTCTTCTATATATTTTCCAAATGGCATGTCTTTTCTTACCTCAAATGATCATGTTCTCTTTTGCTTTCTTCCCTCTTATCTTCCCCATGACACGCGAAAAAGTAACCTAGTCATGCAAGTGGCATTAACAAACCATTCTTCAAAGTGACCGGTTTGAGTGGCTAAGGTTTATGACCTTTGAAGGAATGCATAGAAATCGAAGAATCAGAAACGCAAAACAAATTTGAAACTGGAGTTTCATTTATGTTGTAAGAAGAAGAGAAGCATCGTGGTGATAATAGGGAAATAGATAGTCAATAGGATATATATGTCTGTTCTGTCTatgtttctttctttccttcactGGTTCTATGCTTCTTAAGACATTTTGTTTCATCTATTGTGTAGGTGGGCCGCAGAATGCATGTGAAAGTTAGTCGAATAAATGAGGCTAACAATGATTTAATATTGAGCGAGAGAGAAGCTTGGGTTAGTTACTACAATCTCTCTATTTCTCATTGTCCTTCCATTGATGAAGCAACTTAGTTTATCACTTTATTTTAAAAAGAAGGGGCCTAATGATGATGATGTTACGGTAAAATGTTGTAGGAAATGATGCATCTTCGAGATGGAACACTTGTAGAAGGAACTGTTGTAAAAATTTTACCGTATGGAGCCCAAGTAAGAATAGCGGATTCCAATAGAAGGTGAGTAGAAAGCTACTTTTTATTCTTTTCCCCTAACATCGAGTTTAATACACACCAATTGGTTATTGCTGTTATTATCGTATCatgtaaatataataaaaattagcgGAAGGATAATATGAAGAGTTTCTGATAATATTAAGTTAAAGATTTATGTTTAAAGAAGTGAAAAAGAAAGGGGCGGGAGTGCAAGATTTGTAACGGAAATTGGGAGGCAGTGAGCTGGGAAATAGGGGTTTGAAACAGTGAATGAGTAAAAATAAATGAATGACTAGAGCAGACAAGATTGAGGAAATGCGGCATGAATCATGTTTGGAACACTCTTATGGCACTCACTTATCTCCTTTAGGCATTTGTCTTTGATGAAGCAATGCATTGGCCCCaaagcattttttttatttaaaatctttTGTCAAAATAGTAAATCTTTTGAAATAATATTTAGCATTAAaaggaaaatttgaaaaaaaaattgttaacatTTAGTTCAAATGGCTCCTACAGtgcgtgttgtcttgattttatTGTTGTAGCCTTCAGGACATAGCCTGATGCGCGCTTAGAAACTGCTTTTTACAATGCTGATATTACATCCCCTTGTTAGTCATAGTTATACGGTATATTTGGAAGCCTCTCTTTTCTCATTTCTATTATAAATGCCCTCCTCATTTGACTTTGATTGGTTACTTTCTTGTGcatcttaataatatttatgccacTCTATTAATTCTAGTTGTATGTTCATATTTATTTGGTTTATATGTTAAGTTTAACATTTTTCTTGTGCCATGAGTCATGACCATAAAAATTGTTCTAAATTTCAACTGTGTTGCAGTGGGTTGCTTCATATCTCAAATATGAGCAAAACTCGAATTACTTCTGTTGCTGAATTGCTTAAAGAGGATGAGAAGGTCAAGGTTCTTGTTGTGAAGTCACTCTTTCCTGACAAAATATCTCTCAGGTAATTGAGGACCATGTTGACATCCTTGCATTCCGAATGCTTTGGACATAACTTTCATTGAGACTTATCTGATGCAATCGTTTGAATTTATGAAATTTCTTGCACTTGGTGAAAAGTCAGAAAATTACTATTAAAGTGGCACATTTGTGCATGTAGAAAAAGATGTACTTTTACTTACAGTGGCTTGTTACACTATATTTGAAAtgcatgaaaatgaaataaagtgcTGCTGTCATTATTTCGGTATGTTTCGTCTCTTTAATGTAATTTTCTCATGCATCTTGCAGTACTGCTGAACTTGAAAGTGAACCTGGCCTCTTTATATTAAACAAAGAGGTAAAGATTTGATCTGTTTCATGAGGAACGTCTAGCATGGTTTATGATTGGTCATAACTATTAATAATATATGTTACCACAGAGGGTATTTTCTGAGGCTGAAGAGATGGCAAAGAAGTACAGGCAAAGTCTACCTGCAGTTTATGCACCCCGGAATACCGAACCTCTTCCAGCTGATGCTTTATCTTTTGAGAACGAAGAAAGTCTGTATGCAAATTGGAAGTGGTTCAAATTTGAAAGAGAGAATGAATCAAGTTGAGTTTTTAAGGTCGGAATGCCAGAATATTAACTTGGAAAAGTGGAGGGCTCGAGTGTTACAACTCGACTGCATGATGATCTCTAGAAGAAAAAAGGTAACATCTTTGACCATTCTGTTGGAACTAGAGAAATATTTTCTTCCCTGCATTCTACTTCGGATCGCCACTGCAAAAAAATCCGCTTCAAAGGAAATCGAAGTAGAAGTATCGTTGCATCAACATGATCTCTGTTGTACAAATGATTGTATCAAGATtcatttttctttggattttatGCTTAATCATAACTTAgataatgaaagaaaatgtgtTTGTTTGACTTGGAAGTGATTAATTGATCTAATCTTCAATGGAAGGGAATACATAGGCTTAGTTGCATGATCAAATGAAAAGTTTGAGAGCATGTTTTGGTGTAAGATTGTCCTAAAATATCATGTGGCATAATTATAGGAGGGTTTGTTCAAATCTGCGATCAGGAACCGCCCGTAGAGGGAGGTCTGCTGCTATTGCAGGTCGAAACTGCTACGAATTTTTTGATTTGAGATCAAACACAATCAAGTTCGTATCGGCAGACTTTAGCACAATTCAGAAGCATAACATGAGCAATTATAGCATGTGGAGCTTTCAGACGAAGAGACGGAGGTGGACAGCAAGAGAAGCCCAATCAAAGCAAGATAATGAAGAGGAGAAGAAGACTCCCTAGGAATGCTACATTTGCTTAGCTTGGGAGTATAGAATAAAAAGAGGTAAAATCAGTTCTAATAAAAACGATAACGAAGAAGAGTGGAACTTTCTTGTCTCCATACATGAACTTGCAATCTCTTCTCCTTCTATTGCTTAAGAGGATGCCAACATAATCAAGTATATACTTATGATTAAATAGAGCGATTTTGAGAAACAAGGTAAGGGTAGTGAATGATGGTGGCTCTCATGGCAAATGATACAATTAGAGGATTAATACTCACATGGTAAGAACATATCCGCAGCCATGTCCAATAAGGAAATGCCCTTCAATTGGGTCTTCTTACTGCTCCCTTGGAGATTCAACCCGGAACATCTTTGACCATCAGAAAGAGTTTAAAAaagatttatattttattaaaatgattaaattaaaatatttaaatatttaaaaatatttttatttgaagttttttttagtttttatatattttataaaattttagaaattttattgaaaaattaattcttttaatttattatttctgGAATAAGATTAAACTGACAAAGTGGGTAAAAtttgagggttaaatttattaatttttttaagatttttagggtttaaggtttgggTGAGAACGGAATATGGGGGTTTTGGATGTGGCCCAAAAGGGTTTGCATGCGGagattttaagattttcaaacaCAGGGAGGTCAGGACTGAGGAAGAAGAAAGTGCAAGGATTAAGGATTCAACGAACTAATAAACCCTAATTCTTTGGGAGATGAACAAAGGAGGCCTATGATAAGAATAGGCCTGCTCATGTTGGACCTTAAACCCTATATTCGAATGTTAAATAAAAATTGGCTGTTGTTGTTTAAGTCTAAATCAAAACTTTGCACTCCACAATTTTCGCGCCCAATGGCGAAAGCTGAAATTCTGAAATGTCCCGCCCACCCCCTTAATCGAATGAAACCAACCCAAGTACAGAACCAGTGTAACAAAAGAGAAGGAAGAACACCGTGAAATCCCGAATTATGCCAACCGCCAATTTTGTAGCTCTGCAATGCTGCCAATGCTCCACAATGCAGGCACAGTCGTTCATCCTCTTACTACATTTTTCTCTTTGCATAATTGTTCCTTTCTCCTCTATTTGTTTAAACAGGAGGTTTGCAGGTGAAACAAAGGAAGAAGAGCAGCAACAAATGGACGTGCGTGGTCTGCAATCAAAAGCAATCGGTGGTCAAGGTCTTTGCTCAAGGTCCCATGGCTAAAGACGTCCGCAAATTCGTCCAGTCTTTCAACATGACCCGAAAATTCACCGATCAAAACCAACTCTTCGATCCCACATCGGAATATGACATCGATTTGGAAGATGACGATGGTGGAGATCTGGAAAATCCGAAGAAAAGACGCACCGATTGGACCGAGTATCTCGACTCAGAGGATCATCATGAACACAAATTAGTTTTACAAGAAGAGGAACAAGGTCGTTTGTTTACTTAGAAAATAAACTGTACTGCCATTATTATTATTCTAGTTAAGAATATAAGAAATTCGTGTTTGTTTTATTGATGGTGTAGGGGTCGATTTGGAACCAGAAATTGTGACAGAGTTGCCTGCAAAGGAGAAGTTCAAAAGACCCAAATTGAGGAACTCTGATACTGGGGAAGAAGGCGTTGGTCATCAGCTTTATAAACCACTTCTATACAAGAGAAATTGCAGAAAGGCTACTATGCTCTTTTCACAAGGTAATAGTAACAACAACAACATAGGTATGATTATGGTTACAATTAGGTGTGTTAATTCAgcattgggttttaaaattttggattaaTATAAACTTAGTTGTCAAGTTTAGATATCGAGgtagataaaaaaaaaagttaaggtTGAAGGTGAATCTAATTGTCAATTTCAGGGATCAAAAGTTATAGTAACCCTTTCATATGATCTTACTTTGAGTTAGTTCATGGTTTAGATCATTTTGGTGACTTGGATTTTAGTGTTTTCTTTTTATAATCAAATCAAGTTAGATTTTGTTTGAATTGGAGTTGATTGGATCAAATTTTCGGGATTGGAGTTGCAGATGTGAAGGCAGATAGGCAGCAACAAGCAGATGGAGACATAGGTTCAAAAAAACGAAGCGACTTGACAATAAGGAAAGTAGGGAAAATTTTGGAGTCAATGAGGAACTCTAAGCCAGCGACATCTAAAGGGAATTCAAAGTGGAAAGATTACATAACTGAAGAAGATGAGGGCGACAGCTTGAAACAGTGTTGTCCAAGAAACTCTGCAAATTATATGGACAAATGGGGGAATGCCGACGATGCAGTTTTGAAAACTGAttcaatcaaatatcaaataGTCGAAGATGATATCCATCCTGATTTCATGTGAATATATATCTCATGTTGTTCATCATCCTTCTCATTCCATAATATATGGGAACTAATAAAAATTCCTCTTtgattatttttctttcattgttttttaatttaatgaATTAGTGTGATAGGTTGATTTTTTATTTGGTTTTCGGAGTTGTGAGATCTGAAATTACGATTAAAAACTTTCATTTTGgtatttgttatttttctaatttaaggGATAGCGTCTCACAAAGCTGTATCGACACCAAGTCAAAATTATTGGAAGAACTAATATGATTGGTTATTTGTATATGGTCTGTCtaaaccatttttaaatttgaaaaatgagGGTTGacttaaaaacaaaaatgaaGTCGCTACCGATCTTTTATGAGGCGTGATCGGATCACTTtgagattgatcattttaataaaacattttgatttattaaataaTGATTCTGATCTACGAAATTCAAGAGCAAAGGTTCGGGAGTTAGTTACGCACGAGAAAGGGTCagtaccctcgtaacgcccaaaattggtacctaattgattaattaatatcttaaCG encodes:
- the LOC108488117 gene encoding protein PIGMENT DEFECTIVE 338, chloroplastic isoform X1; translation: MSRVSKTLLADREVTKENRTKQREKKSSRGASRIRRMQTLLQPCKSLSFLNFSSQYFAFNGAPKWQYSVKRTCNSITAAGTPKALSFPRKYTFLRSTQIVLCSQNDTFDEFSSTQLPERFENDSGIEENEELELLNKPSPAPVNNGFVSDVDKESEKPDKEEVLEPFLKFFRPSEPLQVEGRGELEDSEEKIDEVKKVGVEYYEPKPGDLVVGVVVSGNENKLDVNVGADMLGTMLTKDVLPLYDKEMDYLMCDLENKAEEFMFYGKMGIVKDDDAMSGGPGPGRPVVETGTVLFAEVLGRTLSGRPLLSTRQLFRRIAWHRVRQIKHLNEPIEVKFTEWNTGGLLTRIEGLRAFLPKAELMKRVNNFSELKGYVGRRMHVKVSRINEANNDLILSEREAWEMMHLRDGTLVEGTVVKILPYGAQVRIADSNRSGLLHISNMSKTRITSVAELLKEDEKVKVLVVKSLFPDKISLSTAELESEPGLFILNKERVFSEAEEMAKKYRQSLPAVYAPRNTEPLPADALSFENEESLYANWKWFKFERENESS
- the LOC108488657 gene encoding uncharacterized protein LOC108488657 isoform X1, yielding MPTANFVALQCCQCSTMQVKQRKKSSNKWTCVVCNQKQSVVKVFAQGPMAKDVRKFVQSFNMTRKFTDQNQLFDPTSEYDIDLEDDDGGDLENPKKRRTDWTEYLDSEDHHEHKLVLQEEEQGVDLEPEIVTELPAKEKFKRPKLRNSDTGEEGVGHQLYKPLLYKRNCRKATMLFSQGNSNNNNIDVKADRQQQADGDIGSKKRSDLTIRKVGKILESMRNSKPATSKGNSKWKDYITEEDEGDSLKQCCPRNSANYMDKWGNADDAVLKTDSIKYQIVEDDIHPDFM
- the LOC108488657 gene encoding uncharacterized protein LOC108488657 isoform X2; amino-acid sequence: MPTANFVALQCCQCSTMQVKQRKKSSNKWTCVVCNQKQSVVKVFAQGPMAKDVRKFVQSFNMTRKFTDQNQLFDPTSEYDIDLEDDDGGDLENPKKRRTDWTEYLDSEDHHEHKLVLQEEEQGVDLEPEIVTELPAKEKFKRPKLRNSDTGEEGVGHQLYKPLLYKRNCRKATMLFSQDVKADRQQQADGDIGSKKRSDLTIRKVGKILESMRNSKPATSKGNSKWKDYITEEDEGDSLKQCCPRNSANYMDKWGNADDAVLKTDSIKYQIVEDDIHPDFM
- the LOC108488117 gene encoding protein PIGMENT DEFECTIVE 338, chloroplastic isoform X2; its protein translation is MSRVSKTLLADREVTKENRTKQREKKSSRGASRIRRMQTLLQPCKSLSFLNFSSQYFAFNGAPKWQYSVKRTCNSITAAGTPKALSFPRKYTFLRSTQIVLCSQNDTFDEFSSTQLPERFENDSGIEENEELELLNKPSPAPVNNGFVSDVDKESEKPDKEEVLEPFLKFFRPSEPLQVEGRGELEDSEEKIDEVKKVGVEYYEPKPGDLVVGVVVSGNENKLDVNVGADMLGTMLTKDVLPLYDKEMDYLMCDLENKAEEFMFYGKMGIVKDDDAMSGGPGPGRPVVETGTVLFAEVLGRTLSGRPLLSTRQLFRRIAWHRVRQIKHLNEPIEVKFTEWNTGGLLTRIEGLRAFLPKAELMKRVNNFSELKGYVGRRMHVKVSRINEANNDLILSEREAWEMMHLRDGTLVEGTVVKILPYGAQVRIADSNRSGLLHISNMSKTRITSVAELLKEDEKVKVLVVKSLFPDKISLR